From a region of the Lactuca sativa cultivar Salinas chromosome 4, Lsat_Salinas_v11, whole genome shotgun sequence genome:
- the LOC111880170 gene encoding uncharacterized protein LOC111880170 isoform X1, with protein sequence MMESLSSVSTSIVLPPGTPFHHHHHRRRIHLRSSSFSTSCLHPDHRHPSRYLSTFVTPSNPKLHPYGSRVDGMACKLNAVGNRGGTKGEDEGEEDDEVEKALRLDGTIPGSSNEFVEQVSSRAYDMRRHLQQTFDSSSYDVLESNPWRGDAKPVYVLTRRENQLCTMKTRMNRSEVERELGMLFSKGRKLRNQTKKPTPNKFQMLVEDVRDGVLVFEDETEAAKYCDLLQGNCEGVAEIEASSVFDLCQKMRALAVLFRRGRTPPLPESLKLNLSARKRSLEDQDDVI encoded by the exons ATGATGGAATCCCTCTCCTCCGTATCTACCTCAATCGTCTTACCCCCCGGAACCcccttccaccaccaccaccaccgccggaGAATCCATCTACGATCCTCCTCCTTTTCCACCTCATGCCTTCATCCCGATCACCGTCATCCTTCCCGATATCTCTCAACCTTCGTGACCCCTTCAAACCCTAAACTACACCCTTATGGAAGCAGAGTCGATGGTATGGCGTGTAAACTGAACGCTGTAGGAAATCGAGGAGGAACTAAAGGGGAAGATGAAGGAGAAGAGGATGATGAGGTGGAAAAGGCGTTACGACTGGATGGGACGATCCCTGGTTCTTCTAATGAGTTCGTTGAACAAGTTTCGTCGCGTGCTTACGACATGCGTCGTCATCTCCAACAAACCTTTGACAGCAGCAGTTACGACG TGCTGGAATCAAATCCATGGAGAGGAGATGCAAAACCTGTTTATGTATTAACCCGAAGGGAAAACCAGCTCTGCACTATGAAAACCAGAATGAATCGCAG TGAAGTTGAAAGGGAACTTGGGATGTTGTTCTCCAAAGGTCGTAAATTAAGAAATCAAACAAAGAAACCAACTCCCAATAAGTTCCAGATGCTTGTTGAAGATGTCAGGGATGGAGTGCTT GTTTTTGAGGATGAGACAGAAGCAGCAAAATACTGTGACCTTCTGCAAGGAAATTGTGAAGGGGTTGCAGAGATTGAAGCCTCATCG GTGTTTGATCTTTGCCAGAAGATGAGGGCACTTGCGGTTTTGTTTAGGAGAGGAAGAACACCTCCTCTACCAGAAAGCCTTAAGCTTAACTTGAGTGCTCGCAAACGTTCCCTTGAAGATCAAGATGATGTCATCTGA
- the LOC111880170 gene encoding uncharacterized protein LOC111880170 isoform X2 — MKEKRMMRWKRRYDWMGRSLVLLMSSLNKFRRVLTTCVVISNKPLTAAVTTIDLRLKIRIFKVPAMNLTHSLFCCINSVLESNPWRGDAKPVYVLTRRENQLCTMKTRMNRSEVERELGMLFSKGRKLRNQTKKPTPNKFQMLVEDVRDGVLVFEDETEAAKYCDLLQGNCEGVAEIEASSVFDLCQKMRALAVLFRRGRTPPLPESLKLNLSARKRSLEDQDDVI, encoded by the exons ATGAAGGAGAAGAGGATGATGAGGTGGAAAAGGCGTTACGACTGGATGGGACGATCCCTGGTTCTTCTAATGAGTTCGTTGAACAAGTTTCGTCGCGTGCTTACGACATGCGTCGTCATCTCCAACAAACCTTTGACAGCAGCAGTTACGACG ATTGATCTTAGATTAAAAATTAGGATCTTCAAGGTGCCTGCTATGAATTTGACTCACTCGTTATTCTGCTGTATTAATTCAGTGCTGGAATCAAATCCATGGAGAGGAGATGCAAAACCTGTTTATGTATTAACCCGAAGGGAAAACCAGCTCTGCACTATGAAAACCAGAATGAATCGCAG TGAAGTTGAAAGGGAACTTGGGATGTTGTTCTCCAAAGGTCGTAAATTAAGAAATCAAACAAAGAAACCAACTCCCAATAAGTTCCAGATGCTTGTTGAAGATGTCAGGGATGGAGTGCTT GTTTTTGAGGATGAGACAGAAGCAGCAAAATACTGTGACCTTCTGCAAGGAAATTGTGAAGGGGTTGCAGAGATTGAAGCCTCATCG GTGTTTGATCTTTGCCAGAAGATGAGGGCACTTGCGGTTTTGTTTAGGAGAGGAAGAACACCTCCTCTACCAGAAAGCCTTAAGCTTAACTTGAGTGCTCGCAAACGTTCCCTTGAAGATCAAGATGATGTCATCTGA
- the LOC111880187 gene encoding vesicle transport v-SNARE 12, whose amino-acid sequence MSEVFEGYERQYCELSANLSRKCNAAGSILDGEQKSKEINELLSGLDEADVLIRKMDLEARSLQPSVKAMLLAKLREYKSDLTKLKREVKKLASAKSSLTAHEELLESGMASSDQRDRLMMSTERLNQSSERIKDSRRAVFETEELGVSILQDLHQQRESLLNSHAKLHGVDDAIDKSKKVLTAMSRRISKNKWILGSVIGALVLAIIFILYFKLTH is encoded by the exons ATGAGCGAAGTATTCGAAGGCTACGAGCGACAGTATTGTGAGCTGTCTGCGAATTTGTCCAGAAAATGTAACGCAGCTGGTTCTATTCTTGATGGAG AGCAAAAAAGCAAAGAGATCAATGAACTACTATCTGGATTAGATGAAGCTGATGTTCTG ATAAGAAAAATGGATCTTGAAGCAAGAAGTTTGCAACCAAGTGTGAAGGCAATGCTGCTTGCAAAGCTTCGAGAATACAAATCTGATTTAACAAAACTGAAAAGGGAAGTTAAGAAACTTGCTTCAGCTAAATCCAGTCTAACTGCACATGAAGAGTTGCTGGAGTCCGGAATG GCTTCTTCAGATCAAAGAGATAGACTGATGATGTCAACTGAGAGGCTAAATCAATCTAGTGAGAGAATTAAGGATAGCAGGAGAGCTGTGTTTGAAACAGAAGAACTTGGTGTCTCAATTCTTCAAGATTTGCATCAACAACGAGAAAGTCTTCTAAATTCCCATGcaaag CTGCATGGAGTAGATGATGCGATTGACAAGAGTAAGAAAGTGTTGACAGCAATGTCAAGAAGGATATCAAAGAACAAGTGGATACTTGGGTCTGTGATTGGAGCTCTTGTGCTTgccattatttttattttatatttcaagCTTACTCATTAG